One window from the genome of Osmerus mordax isolate fOsmMor3 chromosome 19, fOsmMor3.pri, whole genome shotgun sequence encodes:
- the LOC136962841 gene encoding protocadherin gamma-A4-like, with protein sequence MFWLALFPLLLRSSYGDVTYSIPEEMKRGSVIGNIAKDLGLDAKGLLSRKARLDVDGDNKRYCDINMNTGELIVAEKIDREELCDRRISCSLKYEIILERPLESHNIVLQIQDINDNAPQFGEDIVKFEIRESADKGARFPLNQAHDADIGLNAVQSYMLQRNDHFSLAVLTNTRGGKHGELVLEKELDREVEQEVTLLLTAVDGGTPPRSGTIVIHVTVLDANDNKPVFSQNEYKVNLSENSPVNSVVITVSATDADEGANGEVTYGFGPISDDAKKLFALNIKTGELTIVGRIDFEKESIYEFSIQAKDDAGLTSFANVKIDITDVNDNAPVISVKSLTNPIPENVLPGTEVGIINVQDKDSGFNKQVRCSIQQNVPFKLNPSIKNYYSLVTTSELDRELISDYNITITATDEGSPPLSSSKTIHLSVSDVNDNPPVFEEQSYSAYVSENNKPGSSICSVTARDPDWRQNGTVVYSLVPSEVNGVPVSSYVSVNGDTGVIHAVRAFDYEQFRSFKVQVVARDNGSPPLSSNVTVSVFVADENDNSPQILYPAPAGNSLMTEMVPKAALAGSLVSKVIAVDADSGQNAWLSYQIVKSTDPGLFSIGLHSGEIRAQRDISDSDGMKQNLVISVKDNGQPSMSTTCAVYLLISDNLAEVPELKDMSYDGKDSKLTSYLIIALVSVSTFFLTFIILILAVRFCRRRKPRLLFDGAVAIPSAYFPPNYAEVDGTGTLRSSYNYDAYLTTGSRTSDFKFVRSYNDNTLPAEMTLQKSPDHFLEGSITTLNTAGESNEVRTLHGDPVYGE encoded by the coding sequence ATGTTTTGGCTGGCTTTGTTTCCTCTGCTCTTGCGCAGCAGCTATGGAGATGTGACCTATTCTATTCCTGAGGAGATGAAACGCGGGTCTGTAATAGGAAATATAGCCAAGGATCTGGGACTTGATGCTAAAGGATTGTTGTCTCGGAAAGCTCGTTTGGATGTTGATGGTGACAACAAGCGGTATTGTGATATTAATATGAACACAGGAGAACTGATCGTCGCTGAAAAAATAGATAGAGAGGAGCTTTGCGACAGGAGAATCTCCTGTTCCCTGAAATATGAAATTATATTGGAGAGACCGTTAGAGTCCCATAACATTGTTTTGCAAATACAAGATATAAACGATAATGCTCCACAATTTGGCGAAGATATTGTCAAATTTGAGATCCGCGAGTCAGCAGATAAAGGCGCTCGCTTTCCTCTAAACCAGGCACACGACGCAGACATAGGACTGAATGCTGTCCAAAGCTACATGTTACAAAGGAACGATCACTTTAGTTTGGCCGTTCTTACTAATACAAGAGGAGGAAAACATGGTGAACTGGTTTTAGAGAAAGAATTAGATCGTGAGGTAGAGCAGGAGGTGACGTTACTACTTACTGCAGTTGACGGTGGAACTCCACCGAGATCCGGCACTATCGTTATACACGTCACCGTGCTTGATGCCAACGATAATAAACCTGTTTTTAGTCAGAATGAATATAAGGTCAATCTGTCGGAAAACTCTCCCGTAAATTCTGTTGTGATTACTGTGTCTGCAACAGACGCAGATGAGGGGGCAAACGGTGAAGTGACGTACGGATTTGGACCCATTTCAGACGATGCTAAGAAATTGTTTGCTCTTAATATTAAAACGGGTGAACTAACAATTGTTGGACGGATAGATTTTGAAAAAGAGTCAATTTATGAATTCAGTATTCAAGCCAAAGATGATGCAGGGCTCACTTCTTTTGCAAACGTTAAAATTGATATAACTGATGTAAATGATAATGCCCCAGTTATATCTGTCAAATCTCTGACAAATCCTATCCCTGAGAATGTGTTGCCAGGCACAGAAGTTGGCATCATTAATGTACAGGATAAAGACTCTGGCTTCAATAAACAGGTCCGCTGCTCCATCCAGCAGAATGTTCCTTTCAAACTAAACCCCTCcattaaaaactactattcCTTAGTAACTACCAGTGAATTAGACCGTGAGCTGATATCAGATTATAACATAACTATCACTGCTACTGACGAAGGGTCTCCACCTTTATCCTCCTCAAAGACTATTCATTTATCTGTCTCTGACGTCAATGACAACCCTCCTGTGTTTGAAGAACAATCCTACAGCGCCTAtgtgagtgaaaataacaagccTGGCTCCTCCATATGTTCTGTTACTGCCAGAGACCCAGACTGGAGACAGAACGGCACAGTGGTCTATTCTCTAGTGCCCAGTGAGGTCAACGGTGTCCCTGTGTCTTCATATGTATCCGTTAACGGAGACACGGGGGTGATCCATGCCGTGAGAGCATTTGATTATGAACAGTTTAGGAGCTTCAAGGTCCAGGTTGTAGCCAGAGACAACGGTTCTCCTCCACTCAGCAGTAACGTGACTGTGAGCGTCTTTGTAGCAGATGAGAATGACAACTCTCCTCAGATATTAtaccctgctccagcagggaaCTCCTTGATGACTGAGATGGTCCCCAAAGCTGCTCTGGCAGGGTCCCTGGTTTCCAAGGTGATAGCTGTGGATGCTGACTCTGGCCAGAACGCCTGGCTTTCCTATCAGATCGTGAAATCCACCGATCCGGGACTTTTCAGTATCGGTCTCCACAGTGGAGAGATCAGGGCCCAGCGGGACATTTCTGATTCTGACGGTATGAAGCAGAACCTTGTGATATCTGTGAAAGATAACGGACAGCCCTCTATGTCAACAACCTGTGCTGTTTACCTACTGATATCAGATAACCTGGCTGAGGTTCCAGAGCTGAAAGACATGTCTTACGACGGGAAGGATTCTAAACTAACTTCGTACTTGATCATCGCTCTGGTGTCCGTCTCCACCTTTTTCCTGACTTTCATCATTCTCATCCTGGCCGTGAGGTTTTGCCGCAGGAGGAAACCGAGACTGTTGTTTGATGGAGCTGTGGCCATTCCCAGCGCGTATTTCCCTCCTAACTATGCAGAGGTGGATGGAACAGGAACGCTGCGGAGTTCTTACAATTATGACGCTTACCTGACAACGGGCTCACGCACCAGTGACTTCAAGTTTGTCAGATCTTACAACGACAACACGCTGCCAGCTGAAATGACACTACAAAAGAGTCCAGATCATTTTCTGGAAGGAAGTATCACGACACTGAACACAGCAGGAGAATCTAACGAGGTAAGAACCCTTCATGGAGATCCTGTATATGGTGAATAA
- the LOC136962842 gene encoding protocadherin gamma-A11-like yields MFWLALFPLLFRSSYGDVTYSIPEEMKRGSVIGNIAKDLGLDAKGLLSRKARLDVDRRSKRYCEINLNTGELTVAEIIDREKLCGRRLSCTLKYEMILENPLESHNIVLQLQDVNDNAPKFGEDDVKFEITESAVKGARFPLNQAHDADIGLNAVQSYTLQRNDHFSLAVHSITGGEKQSELVLEKELDREVEQEVTLLLTAVDGGTPQRSGTVVIHVTVLDANDNKPVFSQNVYKVNLPENSPIDSVVITVSATDADEGANGEVTYGFGPISDDAKQLFSLNPKTGEVIVIAVIDSETESFYEFSIQAKDNSGLSSLAKVNIDIIDVNDNAPVISIKSLTNPIPEDMLPGTEVGIINVQDEDSGVNKQVRCSIQQNVPFKLNPSIKNYYSLLTTSELDRELISDYNITITATDEGSPPLSSSKTIHLSVSDVNDNPPVFEEQSYSAYVSENNKPGSSICSVTARDPDWRQNGTVVYSLVPSEVNGVPVSSYVSINGDTGVIHAVRAFDYEQFRSFKVQVVARDNGSPPLSSNVTVSVFVADENDNSPQILYPAPAGNSLMTEMVPKAALAGSLVSKVIAVDADSGQNAWLSYQIVKSTDPGLFNIGLHSGEIRAQRDISDSDGMKQNLVISVKDNGQPSMSTTCAVYLLISDNLAEVPELKDMSYEGKDSKLTSYLIIALVSVSTFFLTFIILILAVRFCRRRKPRLLFDGAVAIPSAYFPPNYAEVDGTGTLRSSYNYDAYLTTGSRTSDFKFVRSYNDNTLPAEMTLKKSPDHFLEGSITTLNTAGEPNEVRTLHGDPVYVG; encoded by the coding sequence ATGTTTTGGCTGGCTTTGTTTCCTCTGCTCTTTCGCAGCAGCTATGGAGATGTGACCTATTCTATTCCTGAGGAGATGAAACGCGGGTCGGTAATAGGAAATATAGCCAAGGATCTGGGACTTGATGCTAAAGGACTGTTGTCTCGGAAAGCTCGCTTGGATGTTGATCGTAGAAGCAAACGGTATTGTGAAATTAATCTGAACACGGGTGAACTGACTGTCGCTGAAATTATCGACAGAGAGAAGCTTTGTGGCAGGAGACTTTCATGCACTTTAAAATATGAAATGATCCTGGAGAACCCTTTAGAATCACATAACATTGTTTTGCAATTACAAGATGTCAATGATAATGCTCCAAAATTCGGGGAAGACGATGTGAAATTTGAAATCACCGAGTCGGCAGTCAAAGGCGCTCGCTTTCCTTTAAATCAGGCACATGACGCAGACATAGGACTGAATGCTGTCCAAAGCTACACATTACAAAGGAACGATCACTTTAGTTTAGCAGTTCATAGTATTACAGGAGGTGAAAAACAGAGTGAACTGGTTTTAGAGAAAGAATTAGATCGTGAGGTTGAACAAGAAGTGACATTACTACTTACTGCTGTTGACGGAGGGACTCCGCAGAGATCCGGTACTGTTGTTATACACGTCACCGTGCTTGATGCTAACGATAATAAACCCGTGTTTAGTCAGAATGTCTATAAGGTTAATCTGCCTGAGAACTCACCTATAGATTCTGTTGTCATTACTGTATCTGCTACAGACGCAGATGAGGGGGCAAACGGGGAAGTGACGTACGGATTTGGTCCAATCTCTGACGATGCAAAGCAATTATTTTCCCTTAATCCAAAAACAGGTGAAGTAATCGTAATTGCAGTGATCGATTCTGAAACTGAGTCATTTTATGAATTCAGTATCCAAGCCAAAGATAACTCGGGATTAAGTTCTTTAGCTAAAGTTAACATTGATATAATAGATGTTAATGACAATGCCCCGGTTATTTCTATTAAGTCTCTGACCAATCCAATCCCTGAGGATATGTTACCAGGCACAGAGGTTGGCATCATTAATGTACAGGATGAAGACTCTGGTGTCAATAAACAGGTCCGCTGCTCCATCCAGCAGAATGTTCCTTTCAAACTAAACCCTTCcattaaaaactactattcCTTACTAACTACCAGTGAATTAGACCGTGAGCTGATATCAGATTATAACATAACTATCACTGCTACTGACGAGGGCTCTCCACCTTTATCCTCTTCAAAGACTATTCATTTATCTGTCTCTGACGTCAATGACAACCCTCCTGTGTTTGAAGAACAATCCTACAGCGCCTAtgtgagtgaaaataacaagccTGGCTCCTCCATATGTTCTGTTACTGCCAGAGACCCAGACTGGAGACAGAACGGCACAGTGGTCTATTCTCTAGTGCCCAGTGAGGTCAACGGTGTCCCCGTGTCTTCATATGTATCCATTAACGGAGACACGGGGGTGATCCATGCCGTGAGAGCATTTGATTATGAACAGTTTAGGAGCTTCAAGGTCCAGGTTGTAGCCAGAGACAACGGTTCTCCTCCACTCAGCAGTAACGTGACGGTGAGCGTCTTCGTAGCAGATGAGAATGACAACTCTCCCCAGATATTAtaccctgctccagcagggaaCTCCTTGATGACTGAGATGGTCCCCAAAGCTGCTCTGGCAGGGTCCCTGGTTTCCAAGGTGATAGCTGTGGATGCTGACTCTGGCCAGAACGCCTGGCTTTCCTATCAGATTGTGAAATCCACCGATCCGGGACTTTTCAATATCGGTCTCCACAGTGGAGAGATCAGGGCCCAGCGGGACATTTCTGATTCTGACGGTATGAAGCAGAACCTTGTGATATCTGTGAAAGATAACGGACAGCCCTCTATGTCAACAACCTGTGCTGTTTACCTACTGATATCAGATAACCTGGCGGAGGTTCCAGAGCTGAAAGACATGTCTTACGAGGGGAAAGATTCTAAACTAACTTCCTACTTGATCATCGCTCTGGTGTCCGTCTCCACCTTTTTCCTGACTTTCATCATTCTCATCCTGGCCGTGAGGTTTTGCCGCAGGAGGAAACCTAGACTGTTGTTTGATGGAGCTGTGGCCATTCCCAGCGCGTATTTCCCTCCTAACTATGCAGAGGTGGATGGAACAGGAACGCTGCGGAGTTCTTACAATTATGACGCTTACCTGACAACGGGCTCACGCACTAGTGACTTCAAGTTTGTCAGATCTTACAACGACAACACGCTGCCAGCTGAAATGACACTAAAAAAGAGTCCAGATCATTTTCTGGAAGGAAGTATCACCACACTGAACACAGCAGGAGAACCTAACGAGGTAAGAACGCTTCATGGAGATCCTGTATATGTTGGATAA
- the LOC136962843 gene encoding protocadherin gamma-A11-like, with the protein MFWLALFPLLLRSSYGDVTYSIPEEMKRGSVIGNIAKDLGLDAKGLLSRKARLDVDGRSKRYCDINLNTGELIVAEIIDREKLCGRRPSCTLKYEIILEDPLESQNIVLQIQDVNDNAPQFSEDVVKFEIHELAVKGTRFPLNQAHDADIGLNAVQSYTLQRNDYFSLAVHSITGGGKQSELVLDKELDREQQQDLTLLLTAVDGGTPQRSGTVVIHVTVLDANDNKPVFSQNIYNVNLPENSPIDYVVITVSATDADEGANGEVMYGFGPISDNAKELFSLNPKTGEVSVKGEIDFETESFYEFSIQAKDNSGLSSFANVKVDITDVNDNAPVISLKSLTNPIPENVLPGTEVGIINVQDEDYGVNKQVCCSIQQNVPFKLNPSIKNYYSLVTTSELDRELISDYNITITATDEGSPPLSSSKTIHLSVSDVNDNPPVFEEQSYSAYVSENNKPGSSICSVTARDPDWRQNGTVVYSLVPSEVNGVPVSSYVSINGDTGVIHAVRAFDYEQFRSFKVQVVARDNGSPPLSSNVTVSVFVADENDNSPQILYPAPAGNSLMTEMVPKAALAGSLVSKVIAVDADSGQNAWLSYQIVKSTDPGLFTIGLHSGEIRAQRDISDSDGMKQNLVISVKDNGQPSMSTTCAVYLLISDNLAEVPELKDMSYEGKDSKLTSYLIIALVSVSTFFLTFIILILAVRFCRRRKPRLLFDGAVAIPSAYFPPNYAEVDGTGTLRSSYNYDAYLTTGSRTSDFKFVRSYNDNTLPAEMTLKKSPDHFLEGSITTLNTAGESNEHLNIGTAPL; encoded by the exons ATGTTTTGGCTGGCTTTGTTTCCTCTGCTCTTGCGCAGCAGCTATGGAGATGTGACCTATTCTATTCCTGAGGAGATGAAACGCGGGTCGGTAATTGGAAATATAGCCAAGGATCTGGGACTTGATGCTAAAGGACTTTTGTCTCGGAAAGCACGCTTGGATGTTGACGGTAGAAGCAAACGGTATTGTGATATTAATCTTAACACGGGTGAATTGATTGTCGCTGAAATTATCGACAGAGAGAAGCTTTGCGGAAGGAGGCCGTCATGCACCCTGAAATATGAAATTATCTTGGAGGATCCGTTAGAATCACAAAACATTGTTCTGCAAATACAAGATGTCAATGATAATGCTCCACAATTCAGCGAAGACGTTGTCAAATTTGAAATCCACGAGTTGGCAGTCAAAGGCACTCGCTTTCCTCTAAATCAGGCACATGACGCAGACATAGGCCTGAATGCTGTCCAAAGCTACACATTACAAAGGAACGATTATTTTAGTTTAGCTGTTCATAGTATTACTGGAGGTGGGAAACAGAGTGAACTAGTTTTAGACAAAGAATTAGATCGTGAACAACAACAAGATCTGACGTTACTACTTACTGCTGTTGACGGAGGGACTCCACAGAGATCTGGTACTGTAGTTATACACGTCACCGTGCTTGATGCTAACGATAATAAACCCGTGTTTAGTCAGAATATCTATAACGTGAATCTTCCTGAAAACTCCCCTATAGATTATGTTGTAATAACTGTGTCTGCCACTGATGCAGATGAGGGGGCCAACGGGGAAGTGATGTACGGATTTGGACCAATTTCAGACAATGCAAAGGAATTATTTTCACTTAATCCCAAAACAGGTGAAGTAAGTGTAAAAGGAGAGATTGATTTTGAAACAGAGTCATTTTATGAATTCAGTATCCAAGCCAAAGATAATTCAGGGCTGAGTTCTTTCGCCAACGTCAAGGTTGATATTACAGATGTAAATGATAATGCCCCAGTTATCTCTCTCAAATCCCTGACCAATCCCATCCCTGAGAATGTGTTACCAGGCACAGAAGTTGGCATCATTAATGTACAGGACGAAGACTATGGTGTCAATAAACAGGTCTGCTGCTCCATCCAGCAGAATGTTCCTTTTAAACTAAACCCCTCcattaaaaactactattcCTTAGTAACTACCAGTGAATTAGACCGTGAGCTGATATCAGATTATAACATAACTATCACTGCTACTGACGAGGGGTCTCCACCTTTATCCTCTTCAAAGACTATTCATTTATCTGTCTCTGACGTCAATGACAACCCTCCTGTGTTTGAAGAACAATCCTACAGCGCCTAtgtgagtgaaaataacaagccTGGCTCCTCCATATGTTCTGTTACTGCCAGAGACCCAGACTGGAGACAGAACGGCACAGTGGTCTATTCTCTAGTGCCCAGTGAGGTCAACGGTGTCCCCGTGTCTTCATATGTATCCATTAACGGAGACACGGGGGTGATCCATGCCGTGAGAGCATTTGATTATGAACAGTTTAGGAGCTTCAAGGTCCAGGTTGTAGCCAGAGACAACGGTTCTCCTCCACTCAGCAGTAACGTGACTGTGAGCGTCTTCGTAGCAGATGAGAATGACAACTCTCCCCAGATATTAtaccctgctccagcagggaaCTCCTTGATGACTGAGATGGTCCCCAAAGCTGCTCTGGCAGGGTCCCTGGTTTCCAAGGTGATAGCTGTGGATGCTGACTCTGGCCAGAACGCCTGGCTTTCCTATCAGATTGTGAAATCCACAGATCCGGGACTTTTCACTATCGGTCTCCACAGTGGAGAGATCAGGGCCCAGCGGGACATTTCTGATTCTGACGGTATGAAGCAGAACCTTGTGATATCTGTGAAAGATAACGGACAGCCCTCTATGTCTACAACCTGTGCTGTTTACCTACTGATATCAGATAACCTGGCTGAGGTTCCAGAGCTGAAAGACATGTCTTACGAGGGGAAGGATTCTAAACTCACTTCCTACTTGATCATCGCTCTGGTGTCCGTCTCCACCTTTTTTCTGACTTTCATCATTCTCATCCTGGCCGTGAGGTTTTGCCGCAGGAGGAAACCTAGACTGTTGTTTGATGGAGCTGTGGCCATTCCCAGCGCGTATTTCCCTCCTAACTATGCAGAGGTGGATGGAACAGGAACGCTACGGAGTTCTTACAATTATGACGCCTACCTGACAACGGGCTCACGCACCAGTGACTTCAAGTTTGTCAGATCTTACAACGACAACACGCTGCCAGCCGAAATGACACTAAAAAAGAGTCCAGACCATTTTCTGGAAGGAAGTATCACCACACTGAACACAGCAGGAGAATCTAACGAG CACCTCAACATAGGGACAGCTCCTTTGTGA
- the LOC136962844 gene encoding protocadherin gamma-A11-like: protein MFWLALFSLLLRSSYGDVTYSIPEEMKRGSVIGNIAKDLGLDAKGLLSRKARLDVDGGSKRYCDINLNTGELIVAEIIDREELCGTRLSCALKYEMVLHNPLELQNIILQIQDVNDNSPQFGEDVVKFEIRESAVKGSRFPLNQAHDADIGLNSVQSYTLQRNDHFSLAVHSITGGEKQSELVLEKELDREVEQEVTLLLTAVDGGTPQRSGTVVIHVTVLDANDNKPVFSQNSYTVNIPENTPIGSVLMTVSATDADEGANGEVTYGFGPISNSAKQIFSLNPKTSEVIIIGRIDFETESFYEFSIHAKDNSGLSSVAKVKVDITDVNDNTPVISLQSLTNPIPENVLPGTEVGIINVQDKDSGVNKQVRCSIQQNVPFKLNPSIKNYYSLVTTSELDRELISDYNITITATDEGSPPLSSSKTIHLSVSDVNDNPPVFEEQSYSAYVGENNKPGSSICSVTARDPDWRQNGTVVYSLVPSEVNGVPVSSYVSINGDTGVIHALRAFDYEQFRSFKVQVVARDNGSPPLSSNVTVSVFVADENDNSPQILYPAPAGNSLMTEMVPKAALAGSLVSKVIAVDADSGQNAWLSYQIVKSTDPGLFSIGLHSGEIRAQRDISDSDGMKQNLVISVKDNGQPSMSTTCAVYLLISDNLAEVPELKDMSYEGKDSKLTSYLIIALVSVSTFFLTFIILILAVRFCRRRKPRLLFDGAVAIPSAYFPPNYAEVDGTGTLRSSYNYDAYLTTGSRTSDFKFVRSYNDNTLPAEMTLKKSPDHFLEGSITTLNTAGESNEHLNIGTAPM from the exons ATGTTTTGGCTGGCTTTGTTTTCTCTGCTCTTGCGCAGCAGCTATGGAGATGTGACCTATTCTATTCCTGAGGAGATGAAACGCGGGTCGGTAATAGGAAATATAGCCAAGGATCTGGGACTTGATGCTAAAGGACTGTTGTCTCGGAAAGCTCGCTTGGATGTTGATGGTGGAAGCAAACGGTATTGTGATATTAATCTGAACACGGGGGAATTGATCGTAGCTGAAATAATAGACAGAGAAGAGCTTTGCGGCACGAGGCTTTCATGTGCCCTAAAATATGAAATGGTCCTACACAATCCGTTAGAATTGCAGAACATAATCTTGCAGATACAAGATGTAAATGATAATTCTCCACAATTTGGGGAAGACGTTGTGAAATTTGAGATTCGAGAATCAGCAGTGAAAGGCTCTCGATTTCCTCTAAATCAGGCACATGACGCAGACATAGGCCTGAATTCTGTGCAAAGCTACACATTACAAAGGAACGATCACTTTAGTTTGGCAGTTCATAGTATTACTGGAGGAGAAAAGCAGAGTGAACTGGTTTTAGAGAAAGAATTAGATCGTGAGGTCGAGCAGGAGGTAACGTTACTACTTACTGCTGTTGACGGAGGGACTCCGCAGAGATCCGGTACTGTAGTTATACACGTCACCGTGCTTGATGCTAACGACAATAAACCTGTGTTTAGTCAGAATAGCTACACGGTGAATATACCTGAAAACACGCCCATAGGTTCTGTCTTAATGACTGTGTCTGCTACAGACGCAGATGAGGGGGCAAACGGGGAAGTGACATACGGATTTGGTCCAATCTCAAACAGCGCGAAGCAAATATTTTCCCTTAATCCCAAAACAAGTGAAGTAATCATAATAGGACGGATAGATTTCGAAACGGAGTCATTTTATGAATTCAGTATTCATGCCAAAGATAACTCAGGCCTAAGTTCTGTAGCTAAAGTTAAGGTCGATATTACAGATGTTAATGACAATACCCCAGTTATTTCTCTACAATCTCTGACAAATCCCATCCCTGAAAATGTGTTGCCAGGCACAGAGGTGGGCATCATTAATGTGCAGGATAAAGACTCTGGTGTCAATAAACAGGTCCGCTGCTCCATCCAGCAGAATGTTCCTTTCAAACTAAACCCCTCcattaaaaactactattcCTTAGTAACTACCAGTGAATTAGACCGTGAGCTGATATCAGATTATAACATAACTATCACTGCTACTGACGAGGGCTCTCCACCTTTATCCTCCTCGAAGACTATTCATTTATCTGTCTCTGACGTCAATGACAACCCTCCTGTTTTTGAAGAACAATCCTACAGCGCCTATGTGGGTGAAAATAACAAGCCTGGCTCCTCCATATGTTCTGTTACTGCCAGAGACCCAGACTGGAGACAGAACGGCACAGTGGTCTATTCTCTAGTGCCCAGTGAGGTCAACGGTGTCCCTGTGTCTTCATATGTATCCATTAACGGAGACACGGGGGTGATCCATGCCTTGAGAGCATTTGATTATGAACAGTTTAGGAGCTTCAAGGTCCAGGTTGTAGCCAGAGACAACGGTTCTCCTCCACTCAGCAGTAACGTGACTGTGAGCGTCTTCGTAGCAGATGAGAATGACAACTCTCCTCAGATATTATATCCTGCTCCAGCAGGGAACTCCTTGATGACTGAGATGGTCCCCAAAGCTGCTCTGGCAGGGTCCCTGGTTTCCAAGGTGATAGCTGTGGATGCTGACTCTGGCCAGAACGCCTGGCTTTCATATCAGATTGTGAAATCCACCGATCCGGGACTTTTCTCTATCGGTCTCCACAGTGGAGAGATCAGGGCCCAGCGGGACATTTCTGATTCTGACGGTATGAAGCAGAACCTTGTGATATCTGTGAAAGATAACGGACAGCCCTCTATGTCTACAACCTGTGCTGTTTACCTACTGATATCAGATAACCTGGCTGAGGTCCCAGAGCTGAAAGACATGTCTTACGAGGGGAAGGATTCTAAACTAACTTCCTACTTGATTATAGCTCTGGTGTCCGTCTCCACCTTTTTCCTGACTTTCATCATTCTCATCCTGGCCGTGAGGTTTTGCCGCAGGAGGAAACCTAGACTGTTGTTTGATGGAGCTGTGGCCATTCCCAGCGCGTATTTCCCTCCTAACTATGCAGAGGTGGATGGAACAGGAACGCTGCGGAGTTCTTACAATTATGATGCTTACCTGACAACGGGCTCACGCACCAGTGACTTCAAGTTTGTCAGATCTTACAACGACAACACGCTGCCAGCCGAAATGACACTAAAAAAGAGTCCAGACCATTTTCTGGAAGGAAGTATCACCACACTGAACACAGCAGGGGAATCTAACGAG CACCTCAACATAGGGACAGCTCCTATGTGA